A single window of Halobacterium jilantaiense DNA harbors:
- a CDS encoding DUF2110 family protein produces the protein MVVLATKLYVSGDARESALDGLRSLVNNDVGDLDVDVELGVRHDDFPTVTLDGPDEVAARNVLAETWGEITPEFEAGETYVGTLESWDDDGFVLDAGRDVRIPADELDLGPGSPSQIRERFGLVQHVPMTFEYGGDDSSSLADAERDRLYDWTRGSGRLNVNSATRGQVRATVNRAGHAQDIVTVERLGLLEQSVVCKDSTDPPGLLAAVGEHLRSELLAVVP, from the coding sequence ATGGTCGTTCTCGCGACGAAGCTGTACGTCTCGGGCGACGCCCGGGAGAGTGCGCTCGACGGCCTGCGGTCGCTGGTGAACAACGACGTCGGCGACCTCGACGTGGACGTCGAACTCGGAGTCCGACACGACGACTTCCCGACGGTGACGCTGGACGGCCCCGACGAGGTGGCGGCGCGGAACGTCCTCGCGGAGACGTGGGGCGAAATCACGCCCGAGTTCGAGGCGGGCGAGACCTACGTCGGCACCTTGGAGTCCTGGGACGACGACGGCTTCGTGCTGGACGCGGGCCGTGACGTCCGCATCCCCGCGGACGAACTCGACCTCGGGCCGGGGTCGCCGAGCCAGATTCGGGAGCGCTTCGGGCTCGTGCAGCACGTGCCGATGACCTTCGAGTACGGCGGCGACGACTCGTCGTCGCTGGCCGACGCGGAGCGCGACCGGCTCTACGACTGGACGCGCGGCTCGGGCCGCCTGAACGTGAACAGCGCGACCCGCGGCCAGGTGCGGGCGACGGTGAACCGAGCCGGCCACGCTCAGGACATCGTGACCGTCGAACGCCTCGGTCTCCTCGAGCAGAGCGTCGTCTGCAAGGACTCGACGGACCCGCCGGGGCTGCTCGCCGCCGTCGGCGAGCACCTCCGGTCGGAGCTGCTCGCAGTCGTTCCATGA
- a CDS encoding transcription factor yields the protein MAFEDLLDDPVVQKYLHELVGPKGMPVAVSPPDGEVTDEELAERLGLELNDVRRALFILYENDLATYRRVRDEDSGWLTYLWTFEYENVPGNLREEMDRLLEALVERRQYELDNEFYLCEVCSIRFEFGEAMDLGFECPECGSAVEAMENTDLVEAMDERIEDLRSELAVEA from the coding sequence ATGGCTTTTGAGGACCTACTCGACGACCCCGTGGTGCAGAAGTACCTCCACGAGCTGGTCGGCCCGAAGGGGATGCCGGTAGCGGTGTCCCCGCCCGACGGCGAGGTGACGGACGAGGAGCTCGCCGAGCGACTCGGCCTGGAGCTCAACGACGTGCGGCGCGCGCTGTTCATCCTCTACGAGAACGACCTGGCGACCTACCGCCGGGTCCGCGACGAGGACTCCGGCTGGCTCACCTACCTCTGGACGTTCGAGTACGAGAACGTCCCCGGGAACCTCCGGGAGGAGATGGACCGACTGCTGGAGGCGCTCGTCGAGCGCCGCCAGTACGAACTCGACAACGAGTTCTACCTCTGTGAGGTGTGCTCGATTCGCTTCGAGTTCGGCGAGGCGATGGACCTCGGCTTCGAGTGTCCGGAGTGTGGCTCCGCGGTCGAGGCGATGGAGAACACGGACCTCGTCGAGGCGATGGACGAACGCATCGAGGACCTCCGGTCCGAGCTTGCGGTGGAGGCCTGA
- a CDS encoding tRNA (cytidine(56)-2'-O)-methyltransferase, whose translation MKGEPEVAVLRYGHRPGRDDRMTTHVGLTARALGADRVLFPDNATQSAETVRDITGRFGGPFDVELTGELNATVENWGGVVVHLTMYGERVQDVEGDVRDAHRNEPLLVVVGGEKVPGDVYEAADWNVGVTNQPHSEVAGLAVFLDRLFDGRELEQDYENAERRVVPEELGKHVVDVGDEDAADSGATDGGD comes from the coding sequence ATGAAAGGCGAACCCGAAGTCGCGGTGCTGCGGTACGGCCACCGGCCGGGTCGCGACGACCGTATGACGACCCACGTCGGGCTCACTGCGCGCGCGCTCGGAGCCGACCGAGTGCTGTTCCCGGACAACGCCACCCAGTCCGCGGAGACCGTCCGGGACATCACCGGCCGGTTCGGCGGCCCGTTCGACGTGGAACTCACCGGGGAACTGAACGCGACCGTCGAGAACTGGGGCGGCGTCGTCGTCCACCTCACGATGTACGGCGAGCGCGTCCAGGACGTGGAAGGCGACGTGCGTGACGCTCACCGGAACGAGCCCCTGCTGGTCGTCGTCGGCGGCGAGAAGGTGCCCGGGGACGTGTACGAGGCCGCCGACTGGAACGTCGGCGTGACAAACCAGCCCCACAGCGAGGTCGCGGGGCTCGCGGTGTTCCTCGACCGACTGTTCGACGGCCGCGAACTCGAACAGGACTACGAGAACGCCGAGCGGCGCGTCGTCCCCGAGGAACTCGGGAAGCACGTCGTCGACGTCGGGGACGAGGACGCCGCTGATAGTGGGGCCACCGACGGCGGCGATTAG